Proteins from a genomic interval of Schistosoma mansoni strain Puerto Rico chromosome 6, complete genome:
- a CDS encoding venom allergen-like (VAL) 20 protein, with product MTKILIQSSLMYLFYILYGNTQTTHEGRTLFNKHTDYRRLLLKCKVPEQPRPFYSEGELSWDDELEELAGRQASVCNLSSEYKKTEIEKEYRGQIGINTADNSDVINAVESWFNEYQLYDFTNNKCEVPEDCLHYKRIVWDKAEFIGCSVGHCNTHTEVKSGQIIVCYYSPMGDVKTSQPYVENKIDPCRHPPITTTTTTKPITVTRKLQMGPYGRYRCDCKCQP from the exons ATGACTAAAATTCTTATTCAAAGTAGTTTAATGTATCTATTCTACATTTTATATGGGAATACACAGACAACACATGAAGGAAGAACTTTATTTAATAAACATACAGATTATAGAAGATTATTATTAAAGTGTAAAGTTCCTGAACAACCGAGACCATTTTATTCAGAAGGAGAATTA AGTTGGGATGATGAATTAGAAGAATTAGCTGGTAGACAAGCATCCGTATGTAATTTAAGTAGTGAATATAAGAAAACTGAAATAGAAAAAGAATATCGTGGTCAAATTGGTATCAATACAGCGGATAATTCGGATGTAATAAA TGCCGTTGAATCATGGTTTAATGAATATCAATTATATGACTTCACAAACAATAAATGTGAAGTTCCTGAAGATTGTTTACATTATAAAAGG ATTGTATGGGATAAAGCTGAATTTATAGGTTGCTCAGTTGGACATTGTAATACTCACACTGAAGTTAAATCAGGCCAAATAATTGTTTGTTATTATTCACCCAT GGGTGATGTGAAAACGTCACAGCCATACGTAGAGAATAAAATTGATCCCTGTCGTCATCCtccaataacaacaacaacaacgacaaagCCAATTACAGTAACTAGAAAATTACAAATGGGTCCATATGGTCGTTATCGCTGTGATTGTAAATGCCAACCTTAA